In the genome of Myxococcus stipitatus, one region contains:
- a CDS encoding acyl-CoA desaturase, whose protein sequence is MYLILCGLVFMGAYLLNILVITVGYHRGLAHKAVRLHPKLRRLLVVGGNWFTGLDPKAWVVMHRLHHEHSDTPLDPHSPVNVGLLGIASEQLRSYKRVIVGLIREQPEYTKYAKDLDFPLNALNRKNLWWLPYAVHAGVGLSLALSVGWLLGAAYFLGMMSHPVQGGLVNALGHAVGGRNFDTRDNSRNNHLTAWLIMGEGFQNNHHAYPGSASFSHHRYEVDLGFVACLALEKLGLATIDRAYLIPRPEALDAARAEA, encoded by the coding sequence GTGTACCTCATCCTCTGCGGGCTCGTCTTCATGGGCGCCTACCTGCTCAATATCCTTGTCATCACGGTGGGTTACCACCGTGGGCTCGCGCACAAGGCGGTGCGGCTGCACCCCAAGCTGCGCCGGCTGCTCGTGGTCGGCGGCAACTGGTTCACCGGGCTGGACCCCAAGGCGTGGGTGGTGATGCACCGGCTGCACCACGAGCACTCCGACACCCCGCTGGACCCGCACTCCCCCGTGAACGTGGGGCTGCTGGGCATCGCGAGCGAGCAGCTGCGCAGCTACAAGCGCGTTATCGTCGGACTGATTCGCGAGCAGCCTGAGTACACGAAGTACGCGAAGGACCTCGACTTCCCGCTCAACGCCCTGAACCGCAAGAACCTCTGGTGGCTGCCGTACGCGGTGCACGCGGGCGTGGGGCTCTCGCTGGCGCTGAGCGTGGGCTGGCTGCTGGGCGCGGCGTACTTCCTGGGGATGATGAGCCACCCGGTCCAGGGCGGCCTCGTCAACGCGCTGGGGCACGCGGTGGGCGGACGCAACTTCGACACCCGCGACAACTCGCGCAACAACCACCTGACCGCCTGGCTCATCATGGGCGAGGGCTTCCAGAACAACCACCACGCCTATCCGGGCTCGGCGTCCTTCTCCCACCACCGCTACGAAGTCGACCTCGGCTTCGTGGCCTGCCTCGCGCTGGAGAAGCTGGGGCTCGCGACCATCGACCGCGCCTACCTCATCCCCAGGCCCGAGGCGCTGGACGCGGCGCGCGCCGAGGCCTGA
- a CDS encoding glutamine cyclotransferase produces the protein MDTTRTEAEETQPAEILREYGPFDAASRVHGVTYDGANVWFAGGEKLQSFDPASGEPVRAIDVPCDAGTAFDGRYLFQLGEGLIRKIDPKTGQVVKTVPAPGNGGDSGLTWAEGFLWLGKFRGRVIHQLDPETGAVLRTLESNRFVTGVTWVQGELWHGTMEGDSSDIRRIDPKDGRVLVRLTLPEGQMVSGLESDGGDLFYAGGGASRTVRAVRRPRRSRR, from the coding sequence ATGGACACGACGCGGACCGAGGCGGAAGAGACACAGCCAGCGGAGATCCTCCGCGAGTACGGGCCATTCGATGCCGCCTCGCGCGTCCATGGCGTGACGTATGACGGCGCGAACGTCTGGTTCGCGGGAGGCGAGAAGCTCCAGTCCTTCGACCCGGCGAGCGGTGAGCCCGTGCGCGCCATCGACGTGCCCTGTGATGCGGGGACCGCTTTCGATGGCCGGTATCTGTTTCAGCTCGGAGAGGGCCTCATCCGGAAGATCGACCCCAAGACGGGGCAGGTGGTGAAGACCGTTCCTGCGCCCGGCAATGGCGGTGACTCGGGGCTCACCTGGGCCGAGGGGTTCTTGTGGCTCGGCAAGTTCCGGGGCCGGGTGATTCATCAACTCGACCCCGAGACGGGCGCTGTCCTGCGCACCCTTGAGTCCAACCGCTTCGTCACCGGCGTGACGTGGGTGCAGGGCGAGCTGTGGCACGGGACGATGGAAGGGGACTCGAGTGACATCCGACGAATCGACCCGAAGGACGGCCGCGTGCTTGTCCGGCTCACGCTGCCAGAGGGGCAGATGGTCTCGGGGCTCGAGTCGGATGGCGGCGACCTCTTCTACGCGGGCGGCGGGGCGAGCCGCACGGTTCGCGCCGTGCGGCGGCCTCGGCGCTCGCGTCGCTGA
- a CDS encoding helix-turn-helix domain-containing protein, which produces MDALITAAARALGEGDPLGALQRVALREDAPALAVRGIAMAQMGMFAKATQLLRRAARAFGSSDDLARARCQVAEAEVALASRDFGGADLTLDEALSTFVRHGDSRNARYTRLLQARRALLLGRVDEAARTVAELDLRGASAVLSAVAHLLELEVALRRGAARAARVALGHVRSATVRARIPSLDAEVEHAARALSLPAGRVIARGEVRWVLLDEVESLLGSEHLVVNACRRTVHVGARVVTLATRPVLFELLRGLAEAWPGAATRDDLARHVFGARRLDDSYRARLRVELGRLRAQLRDLAEIHATPRGFALAPKSSVEVRVLAPPVDGTGGVVLALLADGEHWSTSALALVLGASQRTVQRVLSSLAEDGQVRALGSGRARRWVAPPVSGFTTTLLLPTSTLFG; this is translated from the coding sequence ATGGATGCGCTCATCACGGCGGCGGCTCGGGCTCTGGGGGAGGGTGACCCCCTGGGGGCACTCCAGCGTGTGGCGCTCAGAGAGGACGCGCCGGCGTTGGCCGTGAGAGGTATCGCCATGGCGCAGATGGGCATGTTCGCGAAGGCGACGCAGCTCCTGCGACGCGCGGCTCGTGCCTTCGGCTCCAGCGACGACCTCGCGCGGGCACGCTGCCAGGTCGCGGAGGCGGAGGTGGCCCTCGCGTCTCGGGACTTCGGCGGCGCGGACCTCACGCTCGACGAAGCGCTGAGCACTTTCGTTCGCCACGGGGACTCGCGGAACGCGCGCTACACGCGGTTGTTGCAGGCGCGGCGAGCCCTGTTGCTGGGGCGTGTCGATGAAGCCGCGCGGACTGTCGCGGAGCTCGACCTCCGCGGTGCGTCCGCGGTGCTGTCGGCGGTCGCGCATCTGCTGGAGCTCGAGGTGGCGCTGCGACGCGGTGCCGCCCGTGCGGCCCGTGTCGCGCTCGGACACGTGCGGAGCGCCACAGTGCGTGCGCGCATCCCCTCGCTCGATGCCGAGGTCGAGCATGCCGCTCGTGCCCTGAGCCTCCCCGCCGGGCGAGTCATCGCGCGGGGCGAGGTGAGGTGGGTCCTGCTCGATGAGGTCGAGTCGTTGCTGGGCTCGGAGCACCTCGTCGTCAACGCCTGCCGTCGCACGGTGCACGTGGGGGCGCGAGTGGTGACGCTGGCCACGCGCCCCGTGCTGTTCGAGCTCCTGCGCGGACTGGCCGAGGCCTGGCCCGGTGCGGCGACACGGGATGACCTCGCCCGGCACGTCTTCGGGGCGCGGCGTCTGGATGATTCCTATCGTGCGCGCCTGCGCGTCGAACTGGGCCGCTTGAGGGCGCAGTTGCGTGACCTGGCGGAGATCCACGCCACCCCGCGGGGCTTTGCCTTGGCTCCGAAGTCCTCGGTGGAGGTACGGGTCCTCGCGCCACCCGTCGATGGGACGGGCGGGGTGGTGCTGGCGCTGCTCGCGGATGGCGAGCACTGGTCGACCTCGGCGCTCGCGCTCGTGCTCGGTGCCAGTCAGCGGACGGTGCAGCGCGTGCTTTCCTCGCTGGCGGAAGATGGACAGGTCCGCGCGCTGGGCAGTGGCCGTGCGCGGCGCTGGGTGGCGCCTCCTGTCAGCGGCTTCACGACGACTTTGTTACTCCCGACGTCTACTCTCTTCGGGTAG
- a CDS encoding thioredoxin family protein translates to MPPIKTESRSEWLAARQELLAKEKALTRMRDELSAARRTLPWLRVTEPYVFEGPEGKQTLSQLFAGRSQLLVYHFMFAPEWETGCKSCSFWADSFNGVAEHVSQRDVSFVAISRAELPKLQAFRQRLGWRFKWVSSHGSEFNYDFQVSFRADAVARGEAIYNYGPLPNSNSDMPGFSVFAKDERGDIFHTYGTYGRGIEPVNAAYQLLDLLPKGRDEAGLAHPMSWVRLRDEYGRGA, encoded by the coding sequence GTGCCCCCCATCAAGACGGAGTCGAGAAGTGAGTGGCTGGCCGCGCGCCAGGAGCTGCTGGCGAAGGAGAAGGCCCTCACGCGGATGCGCGACGAGCTGAGCGCCGCGCGCCGCACCCTGCCCTGGCTGCGAGTGACCGAGCCCTACGTGTTCGAAGGCCCCGAGGGCAAGCAGACGCTGTCGCAGCTCTTCGCGGGCCGAAGCCAGTTGCTCGTCTACCACTTCATGTTCGCCCCCGAATGGGAGACCGGCTGCAAGAGCTGTTCGTTCTGGGCGGACTCCTTCAACGGGGTCGCCGAGCACGTGAGTCAGCGGGATGTGAGCTTCGTCGCCATCTCGCGCGCGGAGCTGCCGAAGCTGCAAGCGTTCCGACAGCGCCTGGGCTGGCGCTTCAAGTGGGTGTCCTCGCATGGGAGCGAGTTCAACTACGACTTCCAGGTGTCCTTCCGAGCAGATGCCGTAGCGCGTGGCGAAGCCATCTACAACTACGGGCCACTGCCGAATTCCAACTCGGACATGCCGGGCTTCAGTGTCTTCGCGAAGGACGAGCGCGGCGACATCTTCCACACCTACGGGACCTACGGACGAGGCATCGAGCCCGTCAACGCGGCCTACCAGCTCCTGGACCTCCTCCCGAAAGGCCGAGATGAGGCCGGGCTGGCCCACCCCATGAGCTGGGTTCGCTTGCGGGACGAGTATGGCCGTGGAGCCTGA
- a CDS encoding LytTR family DNA-binding domain-containing protein gives MSIRTLIVDDEPLARERLRMLLASETDLHPVAECGDGQEALEVLARERPALLFLDVEMPERDGFGVLAEVGQGTPPVVVFVTAWPQHALRAFDAAAVDYLLKPFTVERFRRTLTRVRERLAAPPGDLRQQLQRMFQELRPEPTPPTERLVVKTGTRTLLVAVDDLDWVESAGNYVTLHVGAETHLLRETMAELEGRLPSRRFARVHRSALVNVDRIVSLSPTLSGDHRLVLRDGQELTLSRTYRARLEQVLGHPL, from the coding sequence ATGAGCATCCGCACGCTCATCGTCGATGACGAGCCGTTGGCCCGCGAGCGGCTGCGGATGCTGCTGGCCTCGGAGACGGACCTGCATCCGGTGGCGGAGTGTGGGGATGGGCAGGAGGCGCTGGAGGTGCTGGCGCGTGAGCGGCCCGCGCTGCTGTTCCTCGACGTGGAGATGCCGGAGCGGGATGGGTTCGGTGTGCTGGCGGAGGTGGGGCAGGGGACGCCTCCGGTGGTTGTCTTCGTCACGGCCTGGCCGCAGCATGCGCTGCGAGCGTTCGATGCCGCCGCGGTGGACTACCTGCTCAAGCCGTTCACGGTGGAGCGCTTCCGGCGCACGTTGACGCGGGTGCGCGAGCGTCTGGCGGCGCCTCCTGGGGACTTGCGGCAGCAGCTCCAGCGGATGTTCCAGGAGCTGCGGCCCGAGCCGACGCCCCCCACCGAGCGGCTCGTGGTGAAGACAGGGACTCGCACGTTGCTCGTGGCCGTGGATGACCTGGACTGGGTGGAGTCGGCGGGGAACTACGTCACGCTGCACGTCGGCGCGGAGACACACCTGCTGCGCGAGACGATGGCGGAGCTGGAGGGCCGTCTGCCGTCGCGACGGTTTGCCCGCGTGCACCGCTCCGCGCTCGTGAACGTGGACCGGATTGTCTCCCTGTCACCCACGCTGTCGGGAGACCACAGGCTGGTCCTGAGAGACGGTCAGGAGCTGACGTTGAGCCGCACGTATCGGGCTCGGCTCGAGCAGGTGCTCGGCCATCCGCTGTGA
- a CDS encoding sensor histidine kinase, producing the protein MILAGYTVLALLYGAQLFVYRASRGEPPRLGEALLTGACVWYAWAVLTPFVLAVTRRIRATGKPWFVQLPMHLVPGVGFAVLALGLFAVLREWLVVEASGGWAGAWSYFLFIASKTTDFDLLVYFSLVGLEAAVAYARRMREEAVRASQLEAQLAQAQLQLLRSQLQPHFLFNTLHAISTLMHRDVDSADRMVGQLSELLRASLERDGRHEVPLSEELELLAPYLDIERTRFSDRLQVEVSVAEEARDGLVPSLLLQPLVENAIRHGIAPRRGPGKVWVRIRRDGARLALEVEDDGVGPPAGRTELEEGIGLGATRARLERLHGVEQSVTWKARVPSGFLLSLSMPYRRTRS; encoded by the coding sequence GTGATTCTGGCCGGGTACACGGTGCTCGCGCTGCTCTACGGGGCGCAGCTGTTCGTATATCGGGCCTCGCGAGGAGAGCCACCTCGCCTGGGCGAGGCCCTGCTGACGGGGGCGTGTGTCTGGTACGCCTGGGCGGTCCTCACGCCGTTCGTCCTGGCGGTGACGCGTCGGATTCGCGCGACGGGCAAGCCCTGGTTCGTGCAGCTGCCGATGCACCTGGTGCCTGGGGTGGGCTTCGCGGTGCTCGCGCTGGGGCTGTTCGCGGTGCTGCGCGAGTGGCTCGTGGTGGAGGCCAGCGGCGGCTGGGCCGGCGCGTGGAGCTACTTCCTGTTCATCGCGTCGAAGACGACGGACTTCGACCTGCTCGTCTACTTCTCCCTGGTGGGGCTGGAGGCGGCGGTCGCGTACGCACGGCGGATGCGTGAGGAGGCGGTGCGCGCGTCGCAGCTCGAGGCGCAGCTCGCACAGGCGCAGCTCCAGCTGCTGCGCAGCCAGCTCCAGCCCCACTTCTTGTTCAACACGCTGCATGCCATCTCCACGCTGATGCACCGGGACGTGGACTCCGCGGACCGCATGGTGGGGCAGCTGAGTGAGCTGCTTCGCGCGAGCCTGGAGCGCGACGGGCGCCACGAGGTGCCGCTCTCGGAGGAGCTGGAGCTGCTCGCGCCCTATCTGGACATCGAGCGCACGCGCTTCTCCGACCGGCTCCAGGTGGAGGTGTCGGTGGCGGAGGAGGCTCGGGATGGGCTGGTGCCCTCGCTGCTGCTCCAGCCGCTCGTGGAGAACGCCATCCGGCACGGCATTGCTCCGCGCAGAGGGCCCGGGAAGGTCTGGGTCCGCATTCGCCGTGATGGCGCGAGGCTGGCGCTGGAGGTGGAGGATGACGGAGTGGGGCCGCCCGCGGGACGGACGGAGCTGGAGGAGGGAATCGGGCTGGGGGCCACGCGAGCGCGGCTGGAGCGACTGCATGGAGTCGAGCAATCCGTGACGTGGAAGGCGCGTGTGCCGAGCGGGTTCCTCCTCTCCCTCTCGATGCCCTATCGGAGGACGCGGTCATGA
- a CDS encoding type I restriction endonuclease, with the protein MGLGEDLRLLSEQVRKRQAFIKGEEATKQALILPFIQALGYDIYDPTETQPEYVADFAKKRGGVMEKVDYALHLKGQPSLFIECKAADAAPEDHDGQLARYFNATPSVRLGIVTNGTRYRFFTDLQSPNVMDTTPFLEFNVLAFTDRDLDLLRPFTKEFFDASSIQGHAEEIIFVGKVTALINELLRNPSESFVRFLLTEVELVSGRVTRSVVERFIPIVKKSIQTTLLDMMTKSIQQEIAQPNAQNAPAPGPPSPAEALQRAAEAGESAPQIETTELELEIFRIVQKQCAESTLKQTIGYKDSTTYFGINLGKVTSWFLRAFTNGKKKSLVTRLPTEQAALLAPGFEVETAPDGLGKSRVFFNASSDIEKLRALVLVAYEEEAKRQSSGTTEGGATSESTPTP; encoded by the coding sequence ATGGGGCTCGGTGAAGATTTGCGACTGCTCTCGGAGCAGGTCCGTAAGCGACAGGCATTCATCAAGGGCGAGGAGGCCACGAAGCAAGCCCTCATCCTCCCTTTCATCCAAGCGCTGGGCTACGACATCTACGACCCGACAGAGACCCAGCCCGAGTACGTCGCCGACTTCGCCAAGAAGCGCGGCGGTGTCATGGAGAAGGTCGACTACGCCCTGCATCTGAAGGGACAGCCCTCGCTCTTCATCGAGTGCAAGGCCGCGGACGCCGCTCCGGAAGACCACGACGGACAGCTGGCTCGCTACTTCAATGCCACGCCCTCGGTCCGCCTCGGCATCGTGACGAACGGCACGCGCTATCGCTTCTTCACGGACCTGCAATCCCCCAATGTGATGGATACGACCCCCTTCCTGGAGTTCAACGTCCTCGCCTTCACCGACCGGGACCTCGACCTCCTCCGCCCCTTCACCAAGGAGTTCTTCGACGCGTCCTCCATCCAAGGACATGCCGAGGAGATCATCTTCGTCGGAAAGGTCACCGCACTCATCAACGAGCTGTTGCGCAATCCCTCGGAGAGCTTCGTCCGGTTCCTGCTCACGGAAGTCGAGCTGGTTTCAGGACGCGTCACTCGCAGCGTCGTCGAGCGCTTCATCCCCATCGTCAAGAAGTCCATCCAGACGACGCTCCTCGACATGATGACGAAATCGATTCAGCAGGAGATCGCCCAGCCCAACGCGCAGAACGCCCCCGCGCCCGGCCCGCCGAGCCCCGCCGAGGCCCTCCAGCGCGCAGCCGAAGCAGGCGAGTCGGCGCCCCAGATAGAGACCACCGAGCTCGAGTTGGAGATCTTCCGAATCGTCCAGAAGCAGTGCGCCGAGTCCACGCTCAAGCAGACCATCGGATACAAGGACTCGACCACCTACTTCGGCATCAACCTGGGCAAGGTGACGTCCTGGTTCCTCCGGGCCTTCACCAACGGGAAGAAGAAATCGCTCGTCACGCGACTGCCCACGGAGCAAGCCGCGCTGCTCGCTCCTGGGTTCGAGGTGGAGACCGCTCCTGACGGACTCGGCAAGAGCCGCGTCTTCTTCAACGCGTCCAGCGACATCGAGAAGCTCAGGGCCCTGGTGCTCGTCGCCTACGAAGAGGAAGCGAAGCGGCAATCCAGTGGCACCACCGAGGGTGGCGCCACGTCCGAGAGCACTCCCACCCCCTGA